One stretch of Euphorbia lathyris chromosome 7, ddEupLath1.1, whole genome shotgun sequence DNA includes these proteins:
- the LOC136235770 gene encoding putative UDP-glucuronate:xylan alpha-glucuronosyltransferase 3 isoform X2 produces the protein MSQLNYLNFKIERKSLRERSLRDVEKDLYFPVQYRNLKCRISTLKIVLVIIALGTLVTLFHSPAVYIADHPSTSGSRRPTFVDLWTRDDASADPRYISTTEVDWDQISDIIERLKDSNEYQGIGLLNFNDSEIDNWKQLLPDIEHVVLHLDNIAKNITWESLYPEWIDEEEEFEVPICPSLPRIRFPGKPRIDVIAVKLPCNKAGTWSRDVARLHLQLAAASLAASGKSYHQVRVLLVTDCFPTPNLFICKELILHEGNLWLYQPNLNTLRDKLQLPVGSCELAVPLKAKENFYSERAHREAYATILHSAHVYVCGAIAAAQSIRMTGSTRDLVILVDETISEYHRGGLEAAGWKVHTIQRIRNPKAERDAYNEWNYSKFRLWQLTDYDKIIFIDADLLILRNIDFLFEMPEISAIGNNATLFNSGVMVVEPSNCTFQLLMDHINEIESYNGGDQGYLNEIFTWWHRIPKHMNFLKHFWEGDEEEKKEMKTRLFGADPPVLYVIHYLGNKPWLCFRDYDCNWNVGILQEFASDVAHKTWWKVHDAMPENLQKYCLLRSKQKAALEWDRRQAEKANYTDGHWKMKIKDKRLETCFETFCFWESMLWHWGEKNWTDNATATATQLLPPPPVNTKSLSSL, from the exons ATGAGTcaacttaattatttaaattttaaaat AGAAAGAAAGTCGCTAAGAGAACGGAGCCTTAGAGATGTGGAAAAAGACCTTTATTTTCCTGTTCAATATAGGAATTTGAAGTGCAGGATATCTACTCTGAAAATCGTGTTAGTCATTATTGCATTGGGAACTTTGGTGACTCTTTTCCACTCACCAGCAGTATATATTGCAGATCACCCTTCCACCTCCGGATCTAGGAG GCCAACTTTTGTTGACCTATGGACAAGGGATGATGCTTCTGCAGATCCTCGTTATATCTCAACTACAGAGGTTGACTGGGACCAGATTTCAGACATCATTGAAAGACTGAAAGATAGTAATGAATATCAGGGCATTGGCTTGTTAAACTTTAATGATAGTGAGATTGATAATTGGAAGCAGCTGTTACCAGATATTGAGCATGTTGTGCTACACCTCGACAACATAGCAAAAAACATAACTTGGGAATCTCTATACCCAGAATGGatagatgaagaagaagaatttgaaGTTCCCATATGTCCTTCATTGCCCAGAATTAGATTTCCTGGCAAACCACGCATTGATGTTATTGCTGTCAAGCTTCCATGCAATAAAGCAGGGACTTGGTCAAGAGATGTAGCTCGTTTGCATCTGCAGCTTGCAGCTGCAAGTCTTGCTGCTTCTGGTAAAAGTTATCATCAGGTTCGTGTGCTTTTGGTGACTGATTGCTTCCCAACGCCAAATCTATTTATTTGCAAGGAACTAATTTTGCACGAGGGGAATTTATGGCTGTATCAACCCAACCTCAATACTTTGCGGGACAAGCTACAGCTACCAGTAGGATCATGCGAGCTTGCAGTTCCTCTCAAGGCTAAAG AGAACTTCTATTCAGAAAGAGCACACAGGGAAGCATATGCAACAATCCTGCATTCTgcacatgtttatgtttgtggGGCAATTGCTGCTGCTCAGAGCATCCGTATGACAGGTTCAACACGAGATCTTGTCATATTGGTTGATGAAACTATTAGCGAGTATCATAGAGGAGGCTTAGAGGCTGCAGGCTGGAAAGTTCATACAATCCAGAGAATCAGGAACCCGAAAGCCGAACGAGATGCTTATAATGAATGGAACTATAGCAAATTCCGTCTCTGGCAGTTGACAGATTATGACAAGATCATTTTCATTGATGCAGACCTGCTTATTCTGAGAAATATCGATTTCTTATTTGAGATGCCAGAAATATCTGCCATAGGGAATAATGCTACACTGTTCAACTCAGGGGTGATGGTAGTTGAACCATCAAATTGTACATTCCAGCTGCTAATGGATCACATCAATGAGATTGAGTCGTACAATGGGGGAGACCAGGGGTATCTGAATGAGATCTTCACATGGTGGCACCGGATTCCTAAGCACATGAATTTTTTGAAACACTTTTGGGAAGGTGATGAAgaggaaaagaaagaaatgaaaacTCGTCTCTTTGGGGCTGATCCTCCTGTCCTTTATGTTATTCACTATCTGGGCAATAAACCATGGCTATGCTTCAGAGATTATGACTGCAACTGGAATGTGGGCATTTTACAGGAGTTTGCAAGTGATGTAGCTCACAAAACATGGTGGAAAGTGCATGATGCAATGCCAGAAAACTTGCAAAAGTACTGTTTACTTAGGTCCAAGCAGAAGGCAGCATTGGAGTGGGACAGGAGACAAGCTGAGAAAGCTAATTATACTGATGGTCATTGGAAAATGAAGATCAAAGACAAACGTTTGGAAACTTGCTTCGAAACCTTTTGCTTCTGGGAAAGCATGTTATGGCACTGGGGTGAAAAGAATTGGACTGATAATGCAACTGCAACTGCAACCCAATTGCTTCCTCCTCCACCAGTTAACACGAAATCTCTCTCATCTTTATGA
- the LOC136235770 gene encoding putative UDP-glucuronate:xylan alpha-glucuronosyltransferase 3 isoform X1, giving the protein MRAGSSPSPIEPRLRLSTSTERKSLRERSLRDVEKDLYFPVQYRNLKCRISTLKIVLVIIALGTLVTLFHSPAVYIADHPSTSGSRRPTFVDLWTRDDASADPRYISTTEVDWDQISDIIERLKDSNEYQGIGLLNFNDSEIDNWKQLLPDIEHVVLHLDNIAKNITWESLYPEWIDEEEEFEVPICPSLPRIRFPGKPRIDVIAVKLPCNKAGTWSRDVARLHLQLAAASLAASGKSYHQVRVLLVTDCFPTPNLFICKELILHEGNLWLYQPNLNTLRDKLQLPVGSCELAVPLKAKENFYSERAHREAYATILHSAHVYVCGAIAAAQSIRMTGSTRDLVILVDETISEYHRGGLEAAGWKVHTIQRIRNPKAERDAYNEWNYSKFRLWQLTDYDKIIFIDADLLILRNIDFLFEMPEISAIGNNATLFNSGVMVVEPSNCTFQLLMDHINEIESYNGGDQGYLNEIFTWWHRIPKHMNFLKHFWEGDEEEKKEMKTRLFGADPPVLYVIHYLGNKPWLCFRDYDCNWNVGILQEFASDVAHKTWWKVHDAMPENLQKYCLLRSKQKAALEWDRRQAEKANYTDGHWKMKIKDKRLETCFETFCFWESMLWHWGEKNWTDNATATATQLLPPPPVNTKSLSSL; this is encoded by the exons ATGAGAGCAGGCTCCTCCCCCAGTCCCATTGAACCCAGACTCCGTCTCTCTACTTCAAC AGAAAGAAAGTCGCTAAGAGAACGGAGCCTTAGAGATGTGGAAAAAGACCTTTATTTTCCTGTTCAATATAGGAATTTGAAGTGCAGGATATCTACTCTGAAAATCGTGTTAGTCATTATTGCATTGGGAACTTTGGTGACTCTTTTCCACTCACCAGCAGTATATATTGCAGATCACCCTTCCACCTCCGGATCTAGGAG GCCAACTTTTGTTGACCTATGGACAAGGGATGATGCTTCTGCAGATCCTCGTTATATCTCAACTACAGAGGTTGACTGGGACCAGATTTCAGACATCATTGAAAGACTGAAAGATAGTAATGAATATCAGGGCATTGGCTTGTTAAACTTTAATGATAGTGAGATTGATAATTGGAAGCAGCTGTTACCAGATATTGAGCATGTTGTGCTACACCTCGACAACATAGCAAAAAACATAACTTGGGAATCTCTATACCCAGAATGGatagatgaagaagaagaatttgaaGTTCCCATATGTCCTTCATTGCCCAGAATTAGATTTCCTGGCAAACCACGCATTGATGTTATTGCTGTCAAGCTTCCATGCAATAAAGCAGGGACTTGGTCAAGAGATGTAGCTCGTTTGCATCTGCAGCTTGCAGCTGCAAGTCTTGCTGCTTCTGGTAAAAGTTATCATCAGGTTCGTGTGCTTTTGGTGACTGATTGCTTCCCAACGCCAAATCTATTTATTTGCAAGGAACTAATTTTGCACGAGGGGAATTTATGGCTGTATCAACCCAACCTCAATACTTTGCGGGACAAGCTACAGCTACCAGTAGGATCATGCGAGCTTGCAGTTCCTCTCAAGGCTAAAG AGAACTTCTATTCAGAAAGAGCACACAGGGAAGCATATGCAACAATCCTGCATTCTgcacatgtttatgtttgtggGGCAATTGCTGCTGCTCAGAGCATCCGTATGACAGGTTCAACACGAGATCTTGTCATATTGGTTGATGAAACTATTAGCGAGTATCATAGAGGAGGCTTAGAGGCTGCAGGCTGGAAAGTTCATACAATCCAGAGAATCAGGAACCCGAAAGCCGAACGAGATGCTTATAATGAATGGAACTATAGCAAATTCCGTCTCTGGCAGTTGACAGATTATGACAAGATCATTTTCATTGATGCAGACCTGCTTATTCTGAGAAATATCGATTTCTTATTTGAGATGCCAGAAATATCTGCCATAGGGAATAATGCTACACTGTTCAACTCAGGGGTGATGGTAGTTGAACCATCAAATTGTACATTCCAGCTGCTAATGGATCACATCAATGAGATTGAGTCGTACAATGGGGGAGACCAGGGGTATCTGAATGAGATCTTCACATGGTGGCACCGGATTCCTAAGCACATGAATTTTTTGAAACACTTTTGGGAAGGTGATGAAgaggaaaagaaagaaatgaaaacTCGTCTCTTTGGGGCTGATCCTCCTGTCCTTTATGTTATTCACTATCTGGGCAATAAACCATGGCTATGCTTCAGAGATTATGACTGCAACTGGAATGTGGGCATTTTACAGGAGTTTGCAAGTGATGTAGCTCACAAAACATGGTGGAAAGTGCATGATGCAATGCCAGAAAACTTGCAAAAGTACTGTTTACTTAGGTCCAAGCAGAAGGCAGCATTGGAGTGGGACAGGAGACAAGCTGAGAAAGCTAATTATACTGATGGTCATTGGAAAATGAAGATCAAAGACAAACGTTTGGAAACTTGCTTCGAAACCTTTTGCTTCTGGGAAAGCATGTTATGGCACTGGGGTGAAAAGAATTGGACTGATAATGCAACTGCAACTGCAACCCAATTGCTTCCTCCTCCACCAGTTAACACGAAATCTCTCTCATCTTTATGA